A window of the Brassica oleracea var. oleracea cultivar TO1000 chromosome C1, BOL, whole genome shotgun sequence genome harbors these coding sequences:
- the LOC106337773 gene encoding uncharacterized protein LOC106337773, protein MIQARELIYPLLKRRIGNGQSTRFWFDNWTPLGKLYTALDAGTSRLGIPKMATVASLFIGGSWNLPFARTDAQLALQIHLTTVTLSDQEDHYEWMIEGKTRMRYKTGEMYDYLKGVQQMVPWAKVIWISYGIPRHSFLSCADVWRRIAHCCQLQPLTVWEDIILQLQRLLRDRDSRRVTLLAFQATVYWIWTERNTRLHQQLFKTPETVFSTIDRQIRKRLQSFRHANPRASSAMTQLWFLHL, encoded by the exons ATGATACAGGCTAGGGAGTTGATTTACCCATTGCTTAAAAGGCGAATAGGCAATGGTCAAAGTACTCGGTTTTGGTTCGATAACTGGACTCCTCTTGGGAAGCTATACACGGCTCTAGATGCAGGAACTTCCCGACTAGGCATACCGAAGATGGCAACTGTTGCGTCTCTCTTTATTGGAGGATCCTGGAATTTGCCGTTCGCTAGGACTGATGCTCAGCTTGCTCTGCAGATTCATTTAACAACGGTAACTCTTTCAGATCAGGAGGATCACTATGAATGGATGATAGAGGGAAAAACACGGATGAGATATAAGACAGGCGAGATGTATGATTACCTGAAAGGTGTTCAACAAATGGTACCATGGGCTAAAGTAATCTGGATCTCCTATGGAATCCCGAGGCATAGCTTCCTCTCTTG CGCCGATGTTTGGAGAAGGATAGCTCATTGTTGTCAGCTCCAACCTCTCACCGTGTGGGAAGATATTATCCTTCAACTTCAAAGACTACTGAGGGATCGAGACTCTCGCCGAGTAACTCTACTGGCGTTTCAGGCTACCGTTTACTGGATCTGGACTGAGCGTAACACAAGACTGCACCAACAACTCTTCAAAACTCCAGAGACTGTCTTCTCAACGATAGACAGGCAGATTAGGAAGAGGCTGCAGAGCTTTCGACATGCAAATCCAAGGGCATCATCGGCGATGACTCAACTGTGGTTTCTCCACTTGTAA